A window from Kovacikia minuta CCNUW1 encodes these proteins:
- the psaK gene encoding photosystem I reaction center subunit PsaK has protein sequence MFYSSLLAAARTTQWSPSVGIIMIACCLVAVAIGRPAIKNRGVGPKLPVDAPALFEGFGVPELLATLAFGHILGAGVILGLSNAGIL, from the coding sequence TTGTTTTATTCTTCCTTACTGGCAGCTGCCCGGACAACCCAATGGTCACCCAGTGTCGGTATTATTATGATCGCATGCTGTCTGGTTGCTGTTGCGATCGGGCGTCCTGCGATCAAGAACCGAGGTGTTGGTCCAAAACTACCTGTAGACGCTCCTGCTCTGTTTGAAGGATTTGGAGTTCCCGAACTCCTAGCAACTCTTGCCTTTGGTCATATTTTAGGTGCAGGTGTCATCCTGGGTTTAAGT